The sequence below is a genomic window from Theobroma cacao cultivar B97-61/B2 chromosome 6, Criollo_cocoa_genome_V2, whole genome shotgun sequence.
TGTGTTCCCATACCATGTTCAGTTAAATCCAAATATCACATGCATCGTTTGACtcttaaaaatcattttgtgGAAGATGATTCTGGAGAATACTATTGCGACATTTGCGAAGAAGAAAGGAACTCAAAAAATCATTGCTATTATTGTGAAGAGTGTGTTGGACAATTTGTTGCTCACATCGAATGCGTGCTTCTTACAGTAAGTTTATCActatcattttctttgtagaatttttttataccatgttattgaattttttaaaggaaaataagaatctaAATTACACATCACATGATTGTATCCACCACCTCTTTGATTAATTGGACTTTATTAATGGTTAAAGTACCTCATAGGTCCATATACTATAGATTTTTCGTTAATTTAATCTCTTTACTCAAAACTGGTTAATTTATTCTCTATATTTTGAGATATTATGTAATTGACTCATTTTGCTTAACTCCATTCAAATTAACCATTAGTGGTGCTGGTGTCGCATTGACatgcaagataaaagaaaaaaaaagaaattggccATGTGGCATTTGTTTCTTTCCTCATTTGTTCAAAACTACATTGTTTTAGAGTACCATTTAAAGCACATTtaggttttatttttcattttccttctttccttctttctaGCTCTCTTATCTCTCTAGATTCCGACAcctaaatgaaaattttggctATCGTTCATTAATGGTAtgaaaatctaataaaaaataaaaaaattcattttttttggccTTATTTCCCAAAATTAGGATAGCTTTTTCAAAATCTATCTTGATTTTCCTAGATCTAAAATAATGAAActgtaaaaaagaaatttgtttctttccaCTAATGTGTCCTCAACTTGATGTTAATGATCAAGGGTTGTGTTTTTCATGTTGTAGGATTTTGAATTTGCAGAtggaaattttcatgaattttccAACTTGAAAGATGCTGACTCACCTATTGAGAGTTCCTCTATGGATAAGTTGCTTTCCCAGCCCCATGCTGAAGTTTACTTGAATCAAAACAGAATGGTAGTTAAGTCCTAtataagtttattttaaagatCTCATCTTAATgcgaaaatgaattttattttatgaatagtTGAATGGAAGAAAAGTTTCACGATTTTGTGGGTGCCATTGTTGTTGCAGAAGTACTGGGTGGATAAGAAGTTAAGCAAATACTGCTTCATGTTGTTTGCAAGAGATCTTTCAATCTGTTGGGCGGAAAACCACCTTTACTGGCGCTGGTCataccaaagagaaacaaacaGGTTAGCATAgatttattattcatttagaATCCTTCATAGTTCTAGCTCGAGAGCTTTCCTAATCCATAAACTTTTGATTTTGCAGTGATGTGTTGATTGATGTTGTCGAACTTCTAGATGTGTGGTGGCtagaaatgcatgtgaaattcaATGTAAAAAAACTCTCACCAAAAACATTGTATGGACTTGTGTTCGTGCTTATGTTGGCAAAAGAAGCATGTGGATGGGAACACCCAGTGAACGTCGGATTCACTCTTCCAAATGGGTACAAGGTTGAATGcaaggaaattttgatgaccAAGCCAACAGGAGTGTGGATAGAAATCCCTGTCGGAGAATTTACAACTTCATTTGAAATTGCTGGAGAATTAGATATTTACTGTCACCAATATGATGAATTGATAAGGAAGAGAGGACTTATTGTTAAAGGAGTTGCTATTCTACCAAAGAATTAAGTTATAAGTTAGTATTTTGTCATAGTAAATATGAAAGTAttatagtttttttatttgttcataATCCTGCAAATACCAAAATGACCTTAACACTGGAACCAGTTTTTCGGTTCTCATTATACAATATAGGTTCCATGCTAAATGCAGCAAACAAGCCCGTTGATTGggttttttgtattttttattagatttttggACCACTACTGATCAGCGGTCAGTGATCGAAATCTGGGTTTGGCGATCAAAATTTGGGATGGAAGGATTGGATAGAaagtgagagagagaagagtgttagagagagaaggaaggaaaatgaaaaaaaaaaaaactaaatgtGCTTTAAATAGTAAGCTTAAAACGACGTAGTTTGAgacaaaaaagagaagagagaaaaataaaagcgacatgatcaattttttttattagtttaacACGCCACTTCTACGTTAGCACTTTTTGATATGTCAGTGCGACGTTAATACCACTAATGGTTAATTTGAATGGAGTTGAGCAAAGAGATTCAATGGTACAAAATATGAGAGTACAAGGACTAAATTAACTAGTTTTGGATAGTTGGactaaattgacaaaaaaatctTTAGTATAAGGACCTATGAGGTACTTTGACCATTAATAAATTCTAATCAACAAAAGATGTGGTGGATTTGATCATGTGATGTGTATGTGTAATttagattcttattttcttttaaagaaattcaataatgtggtataaaaaatttctacaaagatagaaaaatattgttagcacctcaacattttttaaaacctTTTCAGCACTTTAAAGCTTTGTCCATTAATTAATCAGCTTGTTTTAGGCATGTTCTCATAGTAACACAAGTCTTTACGCTGTATAGaaccttttgtttctttttaaccTCCTGCAATCTTGAGCAAGGCTGGTTGTGTATACAGGGGAGCATAGTGGTATATCCCAGCACAGTTGTGTATATAGGGAGATGTATGCCTAAGCTGTAGGGATGGTTTTTGTTCACCTACTCTTTTGTATATTGATTTTGCTTAAAGTATAAAGGtatagaatttttaaaaaaagatacaaaattgTGGCTTAGCATCTTGATAGCCACATTTGGAATAAAAAGGTAgcaattaaaaaaagtattttatctttaatgaTGAGTAAGCTTTCTTTggcctttttcattttatattctcTCAATAATTTCCTTCtttaaatagagaaaaaaaatgttgacAGGGCATGAAGCACATgctattttcttgtttttggtaTAAAGGCTTGAGGGAATCTTTGTTTAGGTTTTACATTTAAACGCCCTCTCTCATCAAGAGGCTAGTAGTTgatcatctctctctctctcttcatctacctaaatttatttcttcGTTTGTTTGAGAAAACAAGGCAGAGATTGTTCTGCTATGGGCATATTCTATACTTGTTTTTGACAGAAATTTAGTACCTCCTCAAGTCCTTAACCATCTTGGTGCTGCAAAGAGGGGGTTGTAGCTAGAAATTAACAACATAAAAGATGAAAGCAAGGTTGTTGATGTGAATGATTTAGCTTGGTTTGGGTTATACAAGGCGCAACAATTCTTTGAACGTCAAATACACTTTCCTATATTTAAGCTTATTCTTCATAATGTGTAGCACTGCAGGGCATTTTATTCAACTATATTTTGGTTAGATTGTAGGGGAAAGAAAGGTAGAGAAAAAGACACAAAGGCGAGAAACATTTTTAGACaatgattcaaaatttaatttcattaataagttaaaaaattacagCAAACTGTAAAAAagatcaaaaatttttttgtctgCTCCTTTTATTCTCTATTGGCCAGAAGAGATGTGCATTCTTGAACTAGTGATTTGCAAATAAGTGACTGCTTTTCCTACATACCTTTGAGTTGAATGACCATGTACTTATCCATTCTGTATATTTCAACAAATTTATGTTAATATTCAAGTTTCTAATATTTGAAtgagtttatatttgatgcattAACAGTGTCTATAAGATACATTGTCAgtgtattaaatataaatcttatttaaataaattaagagtACATAGTTAAGAATTACAGGGAGTTTAATTTGAGATAGTAGCTTTTTGTatgtaagaagaaaaagaagattttgctgctttttattatttgtttttgttaattttattgtgTCAGCTTGGTTTTATGTCAACAGCCCTATCAATTCATCATGGTTAGTGATCAACAGCTTCAATAACGATGCTTCCCAAGTttaaaagggaaaataggAGATTCCAAACTTAAAACCTTCATGTCCTTGAggcttttcttgtttctctgtCCTTTTCTATTTGCTGTTTTAGTTGCAAAATTGTGGAAGTAGCATCTTGATTGccacatttttcataaaaaagtACCAATTTAAAGaaacattttatctttaaTGATAAGTAAGTTTTCTTtgacctttttctttttctcaaaagaCAAAGAGAATAGTATTCCATAAAAAAGGATAtgtgttaattaaattatttgaagGCAAGAAATTAAGATTAGTATCAGTATTCGTTTCCAAATTCTCACAATTATTTCGttctttaaataaagaaaaaaataatattatttttgatcactcacttgattaattaatttgaattgtCATTGCATTAGTACAATGAATCGTAATCACAATATACGCGCGACTTGTTTTCATTGTGCAAGTAATTATTGTATAActaaagcaaaaagaaagtaaTTGCTATATAACATTATTTTACCTAAAGggaaatatttaattaaagaaaaaataagtaaTCCCAAACTTAAAACCTTTATCCTCTTAAAAACCAATTAATAGAGTAATGCTGATTCTCTATAaagtgatttgatttcaaaatgcCAAAGGTCCTTGatgcttttcttcttgtttaaACGAAACACTCCCCTTGCTAAACTAAAGTGAGAATCAATTAAGTATGGTACAACTTATAGATACATTTATGCCACCAGTAATACTTTGTTTCAGAATTATCTTTCCTTTTTAGAAACAATAAAGatgaattatatattaaaaaagagaaggaTAAGAGTATTCCTTTACAACCAGTCAAAAAAAAACCCACGACTACATCAAAAACAGCCAATGGGGCTTAAAAATTTGGGTAGACCAGTACTTACCTTAGGTCCTGCCAAGTagtattaaaaagaaaatattacaAAAGGTAAGAAAACCATAACAAAAGGACCTGTACATAATCTTTTCCTAGAAGAAGGATCCAAAAAAGGGTTCAATCAATAtcccttaaaaaaaaagcagtaTAAACGAAGAAACATCAATGGTTCCCATGAAGTTAGCAGCGAGCATTGTGATGCACAACAAAAGTAAATAAAGCAGGGGACAGAACACGTCACACTAGGTTAATATTCTTCTCCGGGGCTGGCATGGAGTCGTTGATCCGAAGCAAATCTGTTGATCTTGAGACACCTTCTTTGGCTAGCTTGTCAACTTCTTCATTAGCAGAAccaaaaatgtgtttcatcTCCCATCTTCCAATCTTACGAAGAGTATTAAATGTTTGAATTATCAGAGTCTTCGCTCTCCATATCttctttttgtctttcttaATATTAATCACTTTTACaaagaatttaattttaattttacatttgaaTTGTTGCGCTAGGGTATGGCCGTAGAGGGGTCAACTTGATGTAAGTTAAGCAACTTGGATTTACAGCATAGAACTCAACTAAATTCCAACAAAGATTAGTTCCTAGCCCGTACAGAAAATTTGTATATGTTACTTGACTGATTTACATTGAAGAAGTAAATTTGCATATCACCCACATTATAAACTAATCAATTActgaaaataagaaattacCACTAGTGCTTGCTAAATCTCATAAATAAATCATCTTAATAAGCAATAACTATGTATGGGAGGGCTAATTATTGTAGTTAACATTCCTTGAATTTTACCTCAAAATTTGTGTTAATATTCTAGGTTGTGATCAAGTCAAATATTCAAGTTTCTAACATTTAAATAGATTAGGAGTACTTCATGAATGAAGGGGTTTAATTTGAAGTAATAGCTTCAAgtatagaagaaaaaaaacaaagattatgctgcttatttttttttatattttcttgtcttagGTTGATTTTATGTCAACACTCCTATCCACTATTCGGTAATTTTGGACGTGTGTATTTCTGTAGCAATgtttatgaaatggtttggaCAGCATTGATAGCTGTGGATCATGAGACATATATACACTTTGGACAGCTATTTATTGAGACGTGCTGGAAGgtgatttaattatttctgTTGATTGGGTTATGTTTTCAGAGATTGGGCGGATTTGTTAAAGAGTCCAACTGGACCTATTTATCCCCAAAGTTGAGTTTAATTTTGGCATTTGGCATGTGGCATTGCCAAAGCTCCTCAAGGAAGAGCACTATGCGATGAGTGAAGGCCaaataaataagaagaaaaaagaaagaaagatagtACACATCTTGTCATCACTCATCAATTAGACATTCCATCCCTCACCAACCCAACGTCCTTGGACAACTTCTTCCACATATGTTGTCCAATAAAAATCACTCCAGTGTCTCGCATtgcttgaaaagaaaaaaaaagactccCACGTCCTACCGTATTGGCGATTGCTACTATCGTTCTCCACCGCCCGCTTGGTGGCGCCTATACagccaccaccaccaccaccaccatttGCAATTCTCCTGATTCAGAATTCTTATTGCATTACTACTGTTGGAAAAGTGTTTGATAAACAACTTTCAGCTGGTAAGTTAGCTTCACTATAACCTTTattatcaaaaattttttacGCATTGCCTTTGGATTACAAAGCATCCTGGTCAAATTGTTTCCGTAGTGACGTAGAAGTTGtcattcaagaaaaattacaagGACGAATTATAAAGCATTTTAATTCTCatggtttttttctttaaagattgATTTTGGGTTCAACTTTAAGAAATTGTCTTCCACTTGTTCATTGTTAAAAAACAGGGTCGGAAGAGAAGCAGCTTCAACATCATCCACTTGTTCAGTCAACCAATAATTAACTGCTGTTTTCATTAATCAATTTACATTCgagaaacaacaaaaacaatgGCAAAAGCACTTCTTTCCATGATCCTGGAGCAGCAGTTGGGTGGTTCGTTCATTCCTCAAGGGATAAAGCATCATGTCGGATTGGCTGTAGGTCTTGAAGAAGAAATCCAAAAACTCACCAGCAACTTTGAGGCCATTAAAGCTGCGCTTGAAGATGCGAAAGGATAAACCAAACAGGGCTTGCCTAACCCAAGGCGCGGAGGATAAGGCATACCGATGTGGATGCGGCCCATATCCCAAGCTGTTTCCCCACAGACCCTCCAACAGTGTCCCATAACTCTAATCCTACATCCACCACGGAAGAATTACAAGACTCCCAAGGAGCGGAGGACGGCAATGGAGGCAGCTGGCTCCGATTCCGATGGCAGAGAATTCAAGAACCCACAGGAAATGTGGAGGAAGCAAATTGGAGATGCAGATGAAGGAGATAACCATAAGAAGACTCAGTGGTACCGTGAAGGCGTTGCCTATTGGGAAGTAAGTCTTTCTTAACTCTGGTTCTTACATTTGTATGTGGGTACCATTACCGAACTCATAGTATAGTTATTGGTTTCTTTGGTTGTGCTAAGAGAAGGGTGTGGAGGCATCGGTAGATGGGGTGTTGGGTGGATTTGGGCAAGTAAATGAGGCAGATGTCAAGGGTAGTGAGGTTTTTCTCAATACCCTTTTGCATGAAAGATTCTCGATGGCGGTGGAAGAAATCACCATCTTGTTGCTCTTGGTActtctctgtctctctctgtGTGCTCAActttatattgtttttatgAAGTTATATACCCATATATGTTCTGTTGAGGTAGTTTGGTTtatgttattatgattatttttttacacTAAAAATGAACCTTAGGTTATTATGCGCCATTAAATGTGGAAGTGCAAAGTTGGTGATGGGATCCTACTTCATTAGAATGTAACATTGGTGGAAAACCTAATTAactataaattaaacaaaaaaacataGTGGTGACAGCAGATAGGGATGGTGtgatggatgaaattttgagttaaatatcCGCAATTAGTGCTTGAAACCGGAAACCAAGATGACTTGATAACACAACCATGAAAAGTTTATGTCCCATAATCCCAACccataaaggaaaataaataaataaagaagagaaaggcaTGGAAATTTGGATGAATATGCAAGAAGCATGTCATGCATTAGAGGTCTTGCTTTGATTTAGAATGCCAGCGTTATAGGTGTTGCAACTATTTAGAATGCCATAATGCAATTGAGAATTGGGTTTACTACATGCTATTTTGCTTAATAAAAAACCATCTTTaagcaatatttttttttaaatggggATTTTTTTAAAGCCCTTTtaaataacatgtttttgtaaaAGGCCGACAGGAtacttttaactatttttagccatcagaaaagattttgggataaaaatacccttaatGAGCCGTCTTCGTTAGCGTACACTCTCAAACAGgcgaaaaatgagaaaaaaaaatatgcaaagATTTGTTGTGCAaaataccctttttttttcgaaggttgtgcaaaacaaaataaagttaCATGAGATGGTTTTTTAGAGATTTTGGACATGGCATTCGGATAATAGGAGAAGAGAGATATTAAATCAAACGAGGAACAGGTCTTCATGAATGGAAAGCTTGGCTAATGATGTGAAACCAGAAATCCTTGATACGGTGGTAAattgaaaggagaaagatgtgAATCCAAGCAGGAAATGGTCCTGCTATAGCAGGCCATATGTTAGATGGCTGTCGCAGGGCAGGTCAGGGTTTAAAGTTTGTGAAACGTCATGTTGGGAATGTATGACACGACACCGCTCAGAGTTGGTGAGACGCCATTGAGGGAATCTATGACACGCTAGAgttaagagttggtgacaNNNNNNNNNNNNNNNNNNNNNNNNNNNNNNNNNNNNNNNNNNNNNNNNNNNNNNNNNNNNNNNNNNNNNNNNNNNNNNNNNNNNNNNNNNNNNNNNNNNNNNNNNNNNNNNNNNNNNNNNNNNNNNNNNNNNNNNNNNNNNNNNNNNNNNNNNNNNNNNNNNNNNNNNNNNNNNNNNNNNNNNNNNNNNNNNNNNNNNNNNNNNNNNNNNNNNNNNNNNNNNNNNNNNNNNNNNNNNNNNNNNNNNNNNNNNNNNNNNNNNNNNNNNNNNNNNNNNNNNNNNNNNNNNNNNNNNNNNNNNNNNNNNNNNNNNNNNNNNNNNNNNNNNNNNNNNNNNNNNNNNNNNNNNNNNNNNNNNNNNNNNNNNNNNNNNNNNNNNNNNNNNNNNNNNNNNNNNNNNNNNNNNNNNNNNNNNNNNNNNNNNNNNNNNNNNNNNNNNNNNNNNNNNNNNNNNNNNNNNNNNNNNNNNNNNNNNNNNNNNNNNNNNNNNNNNNNNNNNNNNNNNNNNNNNNNNNNNNNNNNNNNNNNNNNNNNNNNNNNNNNNNNNNNNNNNNNNNNNNNNNNNNNNNNNNNNNNNNNNNNNNNNNNNNNNNNNNNNNNNNNNNNNNNNNNNNNNNNNNNNNNNNNNNNNNNNNNNNNNNNNNNNNNNNNNNNNNNNNNNNNNNNNNNNNNNNNNNNNNNNNNNNNNNNNNNNNNNNNNNNNNNNNNNNNNNNNNNNNNNNNNNNNNNNNNNNNNNNNNNNNNNNNNNNNNNNNNNNNNNNNNNNNNNNNNNNNNNNNNNNNNNNNNNNNNNNNNNNNNNNNNNNNNNNNNNNNNNNNNNNNNNNNNNNNNNNNNNNNNNNNNNNNNNNNNNNNNNNNNNNNNNNNNNNNNNNNNNNNNNNNNNNNNNNNNNNNNNNNNNNNNNNNNNNNNNNNNNNNNNNNNNNNNNNNNNNNNNNNNNNNNNNNNNNNNNNNNNNNNNNNNNNNNNNNNNNNNNNNNNNNNNNNNNNNNNNNNNNNNNNNNNNNNNNNNNNNNNNNNNNNNNNNNNNNNNNNNNNNNNNNNNNNNNNNNNNNNNNNNNNNNNNNNNNNNNNNNNNNNNNNNNNNNNNNNNNNNNNNNNNNNNNNNNNNNNNNNNNNNNNNNNNNNNNNNNNNNNNNNNNNNNNNNNNNNNNNNNNNNNNNNNNNNNNNNNNNNNNNNNNNNNNNNNNNNNNNNNNNNNNNNNNNNNNNNNNNNNNNNNNNNNNNNNNNNNNNNNNNNNNNNNNNNNNNNNNNNNNNNNNNNNNNNNNNNNNNNNNNNNNNNNNNNNNNNNNNNNNNNNNNNNNNNNNNNNNNNNNNNNNNNNNNNNNNNNNNNNNNNNNNNNNNNNNNNNNNNNNNNNNNNNNNNNNNNNNNNNNNNNNNNNNNNNNNNNNNNNNNNNNNNNNNNNNNNNNNNNNNNNNNNNNNNNNNNNNNNNNNNNNNNNNNNNNNNNNNNNNNNNNNNNNNNNNNNNNNNNNNNNNNNNNNNNNNNNNNNNNNNNNNNNNNNNNNNNNNNNNNNNNNNNNNNNNNNNNNNNNNAcagcattttacttgatatgcatgtcgtgtcacagaattttacttgttatgcatggcgtttgacagcattttacttgttatgcatggcgtttaacatcattttacttgatatgcatgtcgtgtcacagaattttacttgttatgcatggcgtttGACAGCATTTAACTtaatatgcatggcgtgttacaacattttacttattat
It includes:
- the LOC108662474 gene encoding uncharacterized protein LOC108662474 isoform X3, with amino-acid sequence MCLPCDFQLDVNCATTPIPQKNEGQKLKEMEKVSKLCPFNQNHKLDFFNRRSSLKDLALECDACKLPILGPGYTCRDCFNIKIHESCLAFMREMQLNFHPLHPLHPQIGDWENCFACRFKIIESIGYSCRQCDFHLHLHCANSLKLALKIKSHMHNLYYFGPDYEKSYQLCNKCKSYIGKEPFYYCVECNMNLHLKCVPIPCSVKSKYHMHRLTLKNHFVEDDSGEYYCDICEEERNSKNHCYYCEECVGQFVAHIECVLLTDFEFADGNFHEFSNLKDADSPIESSSMDKLLSQPHAEVYLNQNRMKYWVDKKLSKYCFMLFARDLSICWAENHLYWRWSYQRETNSDVLIDVVELLDVWWLEMHVKFNVKKLSPKTLYGLVFVLMLAKEACGWEHPVNVGFTLPNGYKVECKEILMTKPTGVWIEIPVGEFTTSFEIAGELDIYCHQYDELIRKRGLIVKGVAILPKN